A single genomic interval of Coccidioides posadasii str. Silveira chromosome 1, complete sequence harbors:
- the CHS1_1 gene encoding Chitin synthase, class 1 (EggNog:ENOG410PF8Q~COG:M): MAAQREYGDSKIPPSKPSLSTTDPTGTRLTTGGDALNVHGTHASAGATSSLSTDPSAPSTTSTGTMSETTRMAGSGQAGEGVGGIQGSEGGRAAGSSTGPMGAAPPMSAGSHGERTAAMPEREGGVKGFMAGVHGAGEEIRGKAREVVDRMAHDEEGIAKDREIQMQGREEMETGRFSQATKEREWGNQETGRKKV; the protein is encoded by the exons ATGGCCGCCCAACGCGAATACGGCGACTCCAAGATTCCCCCATCCAAACCATCCCTTTCCACCACCGATCCCACCGGAACCCGCCTCACCACCGGCGGTGACGCTCTCAACGTCCACGGCACCCACGCCTCCGCTGGCGCCACTTCCAGCCTGTCTACTGACCCATCTGCCCCTTCCACCACGTCCACAGGCACCATGAGCGAAACTACCCGGATGGCGGGATCCGGGCAGGCGGGAGAGGGAGTAGGTGGAATTCAGGGATCTGAAGGGGGACGGGCAGCAGGGTCGAGTACGGGACCGATGGGTGCGGCGCCACCTATGAGCGCAGGGAGTCACGGGGAGAGGACGGCAGCGATGCCAGAGAGGGAAGGTGGTGTGAAAGGCTTCATGGCCGGGGTGCAT GGGGCGGGTGAGGAGATTCGTGGTAAGGCCCGGGAGGTGGTTGACCGAATGGCACATGATGAAGAAGGTATAGCAAAGGACCGGGAGATTCAGATGCAGGGAAGGGAGGAAATGGAGACAGGCAGGTTTAGCCAGGCGACAAAGGAGAGGGAATGGGGGAACCAGGAAACCGGGAGGAAGAAAGTTTGA